The proteins below come from a single Chryseobacterium bernardetii genomic window:
- a CDS encoding SusC/RagA family TonB-linked outer membrane protein, with the protein MKKHDFSNKKNIPPWVDLFSHRRKLLRNGIKSATLFILLASGTALQAQQISLSLQKAPMSKAISEIRKATKYDFVYNEDLLKKVGPITVNLKNASLEETLRTLFANQPIAFEIADGIIILQERKTSNTSNSKKKETIKGKIVDEKGNPLAGATIQVKGSNFVANSDNNGNFELPSEYAESELKISFLGYAPMSVSAKYIDRITLTTNSNVIDEVSVVASGYQSIPKERATGSFSKVDNATFNRQVSTDVISRLKGIAPSILFDERSGSPKLTIRGQATIFGNDQPLIVVDNFPYEGDINNINPNDIDDIDILKDAAAASIWGVRAGNGVIVIKTKKGRADQPMNIGFTSNVTIGQKPDLNYIPQIKPTDFIDIEKMLFEKGFYNTIISNTAANRPYSPVVSILNDQKNGILTEQQATNQIDALRNNHLRDDMSKYLYRNSIKQQYALNFNGGTNKYTYYFSAGFDKNQNTEKGSDFSRISLNSNQVFRPIEKLEISVGLAYNQNNQSTSNVISMLNNMGTELMYPYARLVDDKGDAVRVIKDASNVLKEKALTAGLLNWDFVPLEELDYQNNKYKQSELRLNTAIKYTFIPALSAEVRFQYENQLGRRKNYYDQDSYLMRDQINRFTTINNGVLTRNIPLGGRLDNTNTELNALNGRFQLNYDQKWNKHQVNAIAGFEVRETNSNGISSRQYGFDPNVGSSILVDYITRFTQYGRNGTATISNFDNYSGTVDRIRSYYLNGAYNYDLRYVVSASARIDQSNLFGVKTNQKSVPLWSTGVKWNINKEDFYHLEWLSQLSLRSTFGYSGNIDRTTTAYTTARLSRNLYNNLPNADLVTPPNNELRWERNRMFNIGVDFASKDNRFSGSIEYFNRKGKDLIGNGDIDPTTGYASFRGNVANMTGKGIDIELNSINIQTESFGWKTTAIFSYAKDIITAYKRPTSLTNFVADNSIIRNATLYNPIVGRSLFGIYSYPWAGLDPQTGQARGFLDGEPSTQYAQITQQLAEDPENRLVYHGNALAPYFGALRNTVSYKNFNLSFNITYRFGYYFKRNSIMYSSLYSNYYAHGDYYRRWQKPGDELTTTVPAMVYPGVNVADQYYLNSEILVCKGDHIRLQDINLSYNLDSKVLQKLHLKNVRLFGYVNNVAMIWKANKENLDPDFPTTKPVRTFALGLNCNL; encoded by the coding sequence ATGAAAAAACATGATTTTTCCAACAAGAAAAACATTCCGCCGTGGGTGGATCTGTTTTCCCACAGGAGAAAACTTCTGCGCAATGGTATAAAGAGTGCAACGCTCTTTATACTGCTTGCCAGCGGTACAGCTTTACAGGCTCAACAGATTAGCCTTTCCTTGCAAAAAGCGCCCATGTCAAAAGCAATTTCAGAAATTCGGAAAGCGACCAAATATGATTTTGTCTACAATGAGGATCTACTGAAAAAAGTTGGGCCTATTACTGTAAACCTGAAAAATGCTTCATTAGAAGAGACATTACGAACACTCTTTGCAAACCAACCGATCGCATTTGAAATTGCGGATGGCATCATCATATTGCAGGAGCGGAAAACATCGAATACTTCCAATTCAAAAAAAAAGGAAACCATAAAAGGAAAGATCGTCGATGAAAAGGGCAATCCATTAGCTGGCGCGACTATTCAGGTTAAGGGCAGCAACTTTGTGGCAAACTCCGATAACAACGGAAATTTTGAATTGCCTTCGGAGTATGCTGAATCTGAGCTAAAGATCAGCTTTTTAGGCTATGCACCAATGTCGGTATCAGCAAAATACATTGACCGGATAACATTGACAACCAATAGCAATGTTATTGATGAGGTATCCGTTGTTGCCAGTGGATATCAATCTATTCCAAAGGAAAGAGCAACAGGGTCTTTTTCCAAGGTCGATAATGCCACCTTTAACAGGCAGGTTTCAACCGATGTTATTAGCAGGCTGAAAGGTATAGCGCCGTCCATTCTATTTGATGAGAGGTCAGGTAGCCCAAAGCTAACCATCAGGGGACAGGCTACGATCTTTGGTAACGATCAACCCCTAATTGTTGTTGACAATTTCCCTTATGAAGGTGATATCAACAATATCAATCCGAACGACATAGACGACATTGATATTTTAAAAGATGCAGCTGCCGCTTCAATCTGGGGAGTTCGTGCTGGTAATGGTGTGATCGTCATTAAGACTAAAAAGGGACGAGCAGACCAGCCCATGAACATAGGATTTACGAGCAATGTCACGATCGGGCAGAAGCCTGATTTAAATTACATCCCCCAAATAAAGCCAACAGATTTCATTGACATTGAAAAGATGCTTTTTGAAAAAGGTTTCTACAATACGATTATCAGCAATACTGCTGCTAATAGACCTTATTCACCTGTGGTCAGCATTTTGAATGACCAGAAAAACGGAATATTGACGGAACAGCAAGCCACCAACCAGATTGATGCACTCCGAAACAATCATCTACGGGATGACATGAGCAAGTATCTCTATCGAAATAGCATCAAGCAGCAGTATGCGCTAAACTTTAATGGAGGAACAAATAAATACACTTATTATTTTTCCGCAGGATTCGATAAAAACCAAAATACTGAAAAAGGCAGCGACTTCAGCAGGATAAGCTTGAACAGTAATCAGGTCTTCCGTCCAATAGAAAAACTGGAAATTTCTGTGGGTCTTGCTTACAACCAGAATAATCAATCTACATCCAATGTAATTTCAATGCTTAACAATATGGGTACTGAATTAATGTATCCGTATGCACGATTGGTTGATGACAAAGGGGATGCTGTACGGGTAATTAAAGATGCAAGTAATGTTTTAAAAGAGAAAGCACTTACTGCTGGACTGCTCAATTGGGATTTTGTACCATTGGAAGAATTGGATTATCAGAACAACAAATATAAACAGTCCGAACTTCGCTTAAATACAGCCATAAAGTACACTTTTATTCCAGCTCTCTCTGCTGAAGTACGATTTCAATACGAAAATCAGTTGGGTCGACGAAAAAACTATTATGATCAGGACAGTTACTTGATGCGTGATCAAATTAATAGATTTACTACCATTAACAATGGGGTTTTGACCCGTAACATTCCACTGGGTGGACGGCTTGATAATACAAATACAGAACTTAATGCATTGAATGGTAGGTTTCAATTAAATTATGATCAAAAATGGAACAAACATCAGGTTAATGCTATTGCTGGATTTGAAGTTCGAGAAACAAATTCTAACGGAATCAGTTCAAGGCAATATGGTTTTGACCCGAATGTAGGTTCGAGCATCTTAGTCGATTATATAACCCGTTTTACACAATATGGAAGAAATGGCACTGCTACTATATCAAATTTTGATAACTATTCTGGTACAGTTGATCGAATCCGCTCATACTATTTAAATGGAGCCTATAATTATGATCTCCGCTATGTTGTTTCTGCTAGTGCCCGCATAGACCAATCCAATCTTTTTGGAGTGAAGACCAATCAAAAGTCTGTCCCTTTATGGTCTACGGGTGTCAAATGGAATATTAACAAAGAGGATTTTTATCATCTGGAATGGCTTTCGCAATTAAGCCTTCGATCGACTTTCGGATATAGTGGAAACATTGACAGAACTACAACAGCATATACAACTGCCCGTCTCTCAAGGAATTTATACAATAATTTACCAAACGCGGATCTTGTAACGCCGCCAAATAATGAACTTCGTTGGGAGCGTAACCGGATGTTTAATATCGGCGTTGATTTCGCTTCAAAAGACAATAGGTTCTCTGGAAGTATTGAATATTTTAACCGTAAAGGAAAAGACCTTATAGGGAATGGAGATATAGATCCTACTACCGGATATGCATCTTTTCGTGGGAATGTAGCAAATATGACAGGTAAAGGTATTGATATCGAACTGAATTCTATAAATATTCAAACAGAATCTTTTGGTTGGAAAACAACGGCAATTTTTTCTTATGCTAAGGACATAATAACAGCTTATAAACGACCAACTAGCCTTACCAATTTTGTCGCTGATAATAGTATAATTAGAAACGCAACGTTATACAATCCCATTGTTGGCAGATCGCTGTTTGGTATTTATTCTTATCCGTGGGCAGGATTAGATCCGCAAACAGGTCAAGCTAGAGGTTTCTTAGATGGCGAACCTTCTACACAGTATGCCCAGATAACTCAACAACTGGCGGAGGATCCTGAGAATAGACTTGTATATCATGGTAATGCATTAGCACCATATTTTGGGGCTTTGCGGAATACTGTTAGTTACAAAAACTTTAACCTATCGTTTAATATTACTTATCGTTTTGGGTACTATTTTAAACGAAATTCTATAATGTACTCTTCTCTCTATAGCAATTATTATGCACATGGCGATTATTATAGAAGGTGGCAAAAACCAGGAGATGAGCTGACGACGACCGTTCCAGCAATGGTCTATCCGGGAGTGAACGTCGCTGATCAATATTATCTTAATTCAGAAATATTGGTATGTAAAGGTGATCATATTAGGCTTCAAGATATAAACTTAAGTTACAACCTTGATTCCAAAGTATTACAAAAGCTTCATCTTAAAAACGTACGTCTTTTTGGCTATGTAAATAATGTCGCCATGATTTGGAAAGCTAACAAAGAAAATTTAGACCCTGATTTTCCAACAACGAAACCCGTAAGGACTTTTGCTTTGGGGCTTAACTGTAACCTTTAA
- a CDS encoding FecR family protein, translated as MKEEELFDGFEITELLHKYITGQKLPYWDREFLEDWIEESESNRVIFQQLLDQHRLAVDLIELKESGTTTKDELARFNKILDKPQPKSIWFRLMTAAAVLFTISISIWLYKFYQSDKILSTEVATTTLSGDILPGSDKATLTFEDGRVLSLAGDKKAIKVDEQGTSYMDGTSISPNKVQFATLTTPRKGQYKITLPDGTKVWLNAESSLRYPTKFTDKDRYVELQGEGFFDVAHDQAKPFIVASNGQQVKVLGTKFNINSYSNEPSVRTTLISGRVELLSSRDKATVILVPGQQAKLVNDGFAINSVDTEPFTAWTSNEFQFKGATLQEVLRQIERWYDVDVDYNNIPNIKVNGTISREKKLSSVLYALEKITDLQINLSKGMRIQIKK; from the coding sequence ATGAAAGAGGAAGAATTGTTCGATGGATTTGAGATCACGGAACTACTCCATAAGTATATTACTGGACAAAAGCTCCCGTATTGGGACAGGGAGTTCCTGGAGGACTGGATCGAAGAAAGTGAATCCAATAGAGTTATTTTCCAACAGCTGTTGGATCAACACCGATTGGCTGTTGATCTAATCGAACTGAAAGAATCAGGTACTACAACCAAAGATGAACTTGCAAGATTCAATAAAATACTTGACAAGCCACAGCCAAAGAGCATCTGGTTCAGGCTTATGACAGCAGCAGCAGTCCTTTTCACGATTTCAATTTCCATATGGCTTTATAAATTTTATCAGTCAGACAAGATTTTATCGACAGAAGTCGCAACAACTACCTTATCGGGAGATATTCTTCCGGGAAGTGATAAAGCAACGCTAACTTTTGAAGATGGTAGAGTTCTTTCGCTCGCAGGGGATAAAAAAGCTATAAAAGTAGATGAGCAGGGCACTTCCTATATGGATGGCACGAGCATATCACCAAATAAGGTACAGTTTGCAACACTAACAACGCCACGTAAGGGACAGTATAAGATAACACTTCCCGATGGTACTAAAGTTTGGCTAAATGCGGAGTCTTCTTTACGGTATCCTACAAAGTTCACTGATAAAGACAGGTATGTTGAATTGCAGGGGGAAGGCTTTTTCGATGTGGCGCACGACCAGGCAAAGCCTTTTATCGTTGCTTCTAATGGCCAGCAGGTGAAGGTACTTGGAACTAAGTTTAACATCAACAGTTATTCCAATGAACCTTCTGTCAGAACTACGTTAATCAGCGGAAGAGTTGAATTGTTAAGTAGCCGTGACAAGGCAACTGTTATACTTGTTCCCGGCCAGCAAGCTAAGCTAGTCAATGACGGTTTTGCCATAAATTCCGTAGATACCGAACCTTTTACAGCATGGACTTCAAATGAGTTCCAGTTTAAAGGGGCGACTTTGCAGGAAGTCCTGAGACAAATTGAACGATGGTATGATGTTGACGTTGATTACAACAATATTCCAAATATCAAGGTTAACGGAACAATTTCAAGAGAAAAGAAACTCTCCAGTGTTTTATATGCACTTGAAAAAATTACAGATTTACAAATTAATCTATCGAAAGGAATGAGGATTCAGATTAAAAAATAA
- a CDS encoding sigma-70 family RNA polymerase sigma factor: protein MTSRKEIEEKALLIKFQSGDRRAMDTLFRIYHPALIFFAHRLLVNFDQANAQEIVLDVMLKTFELRETFKSYDSVRAFLYISTKNKCFDVIEKEKVRLNRMNKYSQGLEELDEENILSKMIHTEVLLELSQSIELLPEQCRNIMQSLMDGMTPKEIAEEFHISVSTVNSQKARAISILKKTLSNKGIALLLLCI from the coding sequence ATGACATCCAGAAAAGAGATCGAAGAAAAGGCACTGCTAATAAAGTTCCAAAGCGGTGATAGGAGAGCAATGGATACACTTTTCCGGATCTACCATCCCGCATTGATCTTTTTTGCCCATAGACTACTTGTCAATTTTGATCAGGCTAATGCACAGGAGATTGTTCTTGACGTTATGCTCAAAACATTTGAATTACGGGAAACCTTTAAAAGTTATGACAGTGTTAGAGCATTTTTGTATATCTCCACAAAAAACAAGTGCTTTGATGTTATTGAGAAAGAGAAGGTACGGTTAAATCGGATGAACAAATATTCGCAGGGGCTAGAGGAACTCGATGAGGAGAACATATTGAGCAAAATGATCCATACAGAGGTACTTCTTGAATTGAGTCAATCTATTGAGCTTCTTCCCGAACAATGTCGGAATATTATGCAAAGTTTAATGGATGGAATGACACCTAAAGAGATCGCCGAAGAATTTCATATTAGTGTCAGCACTGTAAACAGCCAGAAGGCACGGGCTATTTCCATATTGAAAAAGACCCTTTCCAATAAGGGGATTGCACTTTTGCTTTTATGCATTTAA
- a CDS encoding DNA polymerase III subunit alpha, which produces MYLNCHSYHSLRYGTLSIDDLVCQASAMGIKELVLSDINTITGIYEFKKKCEEKGIKPIVGVEIRKGNELLYIVIAKEFTGIGEVNRALTSYNCDGIDLPERPDFENCFIIYPLNAHRPEQLNDNEYIGIQEGELNMLIRKEYQRLISKMVILHPVTFSTKKEFNLHRILRSIDNNMLLSKLPESEICSKTAYLKSPQVILNDYRNYPQIIQNTTVILSECGFDFTFETPRNRKFYTGSKKDDLRLLTRLAFAGLERRYGKSHGEAKQRIEKELKVIDELNFSGYFLITWDIIRYSNSVGLMHVGRGSGANSIVAYCLGITDICPLELDLYFERFLNENRKSPPDFDIDWSWQDRDTILEYIFDRYGKDYVAFCGTNVEFKYRSIIWEVGKVFGLPKEELDELSKYPERVFRDEIVQQVQKYGKLLEKFPNQRSMHSCGIIISEEPLTNFTALEMPPKGFPIVQWDMHVAEEIGFEKFDILSQRGLGTINDTVRLLEEKRGIKVNIKDTNISKDEEKCNEFLSQGRTIGCFYIESPAMRGLLRRLKCDNYKVLVAASSIIRPGVAQSGMMREYIFRHNNPDKFEYFHKVFEEQLGDTYGIMVYQEDVIKIALHYGGVSAADGDILRRAMSGKGRSLSALQKVKDDFFASCRQQGHPQELSAEIYRQIESFAGYSFCKAHSASYAVESYQSLYLKAYYPLEFMVSVINNMGGFYRTEVYVHEARMSGGKIMNPCVNRSEHQATIYGDEIYLGFMHLEKVESRLGQLIPEERRRNGQYKSIEDFIKRIPIGIETLQILIFIGAFRFTAVPKNELLLKARVLLGDFKPERRFETLFEEPVKEFKFPELKRNIFEDAFDEIEILSFPVSCTPFDLLQTKYRGTVMANDLVQYHKKQVKMLAYLISRKHVPTKRGTMYFGTWVDVNGNYFDTAHFPDSLEKYPFQGGGCYLLLGIVEVDFHFPTITITKMAKMPFIPDPRYSHDEDKKYEAQQRMKEDVSMTFRAPYPQEHEIGLPRIGFDSKLKE; this is translated from the coding sequence ATGTATTTGAACTGTCATTCCTATCACAGCCTACGTTATGGAACGTTATCCATTGACGATCTTGTATGCCAGGCATCCGCAATGGGTATTAAAGAGCTTGTTCTTAGTGACATCAATACGATTACGGGCATTTATGAATTTAAGAAAAAATGTGAAGAGAAAGGAATAAAGCCGATCGTTGGTGTTGAGATACGTAAGGGGAATGAATTGCTCTATATTGTCATTGCAAAAGAGTTTACCGGAATAGGAGAGGTAAATCGGGCTCTAACATCTTATAATTGCGATGGTATCGATCTACCTGAGCGACCAGATTTTGAAAACTGTTTTATCATTTATCCACTGAATGCTCACAGACCTGAACAGCTTAATGATAATGAATATATTGGAATTCAGGAGGGAGAGCTAAATATGTTGATCCGCAAAGAATATCAAAGGTTGATTTCCAAAATGGTCATATTACACCCTGTGACTTTCAGCACGAAGAAGGAATTCAATCTGCACCGGATTTTGAGGTCTATTGATAATAATATGTTGCTTTCTAAATTACCAGAAAGCGAAATTTGCTCGAAAACAGCGTATTTAAAATCACCACAAGTAATTTTAAATGACTACCGGAATTATCCGCAAATTATCCAGAATACAACTGTAATTCTTTCGGAGTGCGGTTTTGACTTTACATTCGAAACACCACGCAATAGAAAATTTTATACAGGATCTAAGAAAGATGACCTGCGGCTTTTAACACGGTTAGCTTTTGCTGGACTGGAAAGACGTTATGGGAAAAGTCACGGAGAGGCAAAACAGCGGATCGAAAAGGAATTGAAAGTTATTGATGAACTTAATTTCAGTGGATATTTCCTGATCACATGGGATATTATCAGGTATAGTAATAGTGTGGGTCTTATGCATGTTGGTAGGGGCAGTGGTGCGAATAGTATTGTCGCTTACTGTCTGGGTATTACCGATATCTGCCCCTTGGAACTCGATCTATATTTTGAGCGGTTTTTAAATGAGAACCGAAAAAGCCCACCGGACTTTGATATTGATTGGAGCTGGCAGGATCGGGATACTATATTGGAGTATATCTTTGACCGTTACGGCAAAGATTACGTTGCGTTCTGTGGGACGAATGTTGAGTTTAAGTACCGATCTATTATCTGGGAGGTAGGGAAGGTGTTTGGTTTACCGAAAGAGGAACTCGATGAATTGTCGAAATATCCTGAAAGAGTATTTCGAGATGAGATAGTACAGCAAGTTCAGAAGTATGGAAAGCTCTTAGAAAAGTTTCCAAATCAGCGTTCCATGCATTCTTGTGGGATTATTATTTCTGAAGAACCCCTGACAAATTTTACCGCACTGGAAATGCCGCCCAAGGGATTTCCGATCGTGCAATGGGATATGCATGTGGCAGAAGAAATTGGATTTGAGAAATTCGATATCCTATCCCAGCGGGGGCTGGGTACAATCAATGATACAGTTAGGCTTCTGGAAGAGAAAAGAGGAATTAAGGTAAACATCAAAGACACTAACATTTCCAAGGATGAAGAAAAATGCAATGAGTTTTTAAGCCAGGGAAGGACAATAGGTTGTTTTTATATCGAAAGTCCTGCGATGCGCGGGCTGCTGCGAAGGTTAAAATGTGACAACTATAAAGTGCTGGTGGCAGCATCGTCGATTATACGTCCAGGAGTGGCGCAGAGCGGCATGATGCGGGAATATATCTTTCGGCACAACAATCCAGATAAGTTTGAATATTTCCATAAAGTTTTTGAAGAGCAACTCGGTGATACCTATGGCATCATGGTATACCAGGAAGATGTTATTAAGATTGCGCTGCATTATGGGGGAGTATCCGCAGCGGATGGTGATATTCTCAGAAGGGCAATGAGCGGAAAAGGTAGGTCACTTTCGGCACTTCAAAAAGTAAAAGACGATTTTTTTGCATCTTGCAGACAACAGGGACACCCGCAAGAACTGAGTGCAGAGATTTACCGACAGATTGAATCATTTGCAGGCTACTCATTTTGCAAGGCACATTCTGCATCTTACGCTGTAGAAAGTTATCAGAGTTTATATCTGAAAGCATACTATCCGTTGGAGTTTATGGTGTCAGTTATCAATAATATGGGTGGTTTTTACCGGACGGAGGTGTATGTTCATGAAGCAAGGATGTCTGGTGGAAAGATTATGAATCCATGTGTAAACAGGAGTGAGCACCAAGCTACGATTTATGGCGATGAGATCTATTTGGGATTTATGCATCTTGAAAAAGTTGAATCAAGACTCGGACAATTGATTCCCGAAGAAAGGAGAAGAAATGGACAATACAAATCCATTGAAGATTTTATCAAACGAATACCTATTGGTATAGAAACATTGCAGATTTTGATTTTTATTGGGGCATTTCGGTTTACTGCTGTACCGAAGAATGAATTGCTTTTAAAAGCAAGGGTATTGCTTGGAGACTTTAAACCCGAACGTAGATTTGAAACGTTGTTTGAAGAACCTGTGAAGGAATTTAAATTTCCAGAGTTGAAAAGGAACATCTTTGAAGATGCATTTGATGAGATTGAGATTCTATCTTTTCCGGTGTCTTGCACACCCTTTGATCTGTTGCAGACAAAGTACAGAGGAACTGTGATGGCCAATGACCTTGTACAATACCATAAAAAGCAGGTGAAGATGCTTGCATATCTGATTTCGCGTAAGCATGTACCTACAAAGAGGGGGACTATGTATTTTGGAACCTGGGTCGATGTCAATGGAAATTACTTTGATACGGCTCATTTTCCAGATTCTCTTGAAAAGTATCCATTTCAAGGGGGTGGGTGCTATCTGCTTTTGGGAATAGTAGAAGTAGACTTTCATTTTCCTACGATTACAATAACTAAAATGGCAAAGATGCCATTTATTCCTGATCCACGATATTCGCACGATGAGGATAAGAAATACGAAGCACAGCAACGTATGAAAGAAGATGTGAGTATGACTTTTCGGGCACCTTATCCTCAGGAACATGAAATTGGATTACCAAGAATAGGTTTTGATAGCAAGTTAAAAGAGTAA
- the dinB gene encoding DNA polymerase IV translates to MNRSIVHMDLDTFFVSCERLVNSQLNGIPLIIGGGDRGVVSSCSYEARTFGVRSAMPMKMALRLCPQAKVVKGDMELYSKMSHTVTEVIEESAPVMEKASIDEFYLDLTGMDKFFGAYKWTNELGARIEKETGLPISYALSINKTVSKIGTGESKPHGHREIPSVGVHSFLNPLSIKKMPMVGNATFQLFSRVGIRTIGTLSEMPVEVLQQMIGKNGVDLWKKANGIDETPVVPYSERKSISKERTFNSDTMDVYEVRSIISGMAEQLAHQLRQEKWLAATVVIKIRYSNFDTETKQSRVSYTSSDHTLARVALELFDKVYVRRMRLRLVGLRFTDLVHGSYQMNLFEDNAELISLYQAMDNIKNRFGKDAVGRAVGFNFSR, encoded by the coding sequence ATGAATCGGTCTATCGTACATATGGATTTAGATACCTTCTTTGTTTCCTGCGAGCGGCTTGTAAACTCACAGCTTAATGGTATCCCATTGATTATTGGTGGAGGAGACCGCGGTGTGGTTTCTTCCTGTAGTTATGAAGCAAGAACTTTCGGCGTTAGATCCGCCATGCCAATGAAAATGGCGCTACGTCTTTGCCCACAGGCTAAAGTAGTGAAGGGCGATATGGAATTGTACAGTAAGATGTCCCATACTGTTACAGAAGTTATTGAAGAAAGCGCACCGGTAATGGAGAAAGCTTCCATCGATGAGTTTTATCTTGACCTTACCGGTATGGATAAATTTTTTGGGGCATATAAATGGACGAATGAGTTAGGTGCCAGAATTGAAAAAGAAACAGGACTTCCGATCAGTTATGCCTTGTCAATAAATAAAACAGTGAGCAAAATTGGTACGGGGGAATCCAAACCTCACGGTCATCGGGAGATACCTTCAGTAGGCGTTCATTCATTTTTAAACCCTTTGTCGATCAAAAAGATGCCTATGGTAGGGAATGCAACTTTTCAGCTGTTTTCAAGAGTTGGAATAAGGACTATAGGCACGTTATCAGAAATGCCGGTTGAGGTGCTCCAACAGATGATCGGAAAGAATGGTGTTGATCTATGGAAGAAAGCCAATGGAATTGATGAAACTCCTGTCGTACCATATTCAGAGAGAAAATCAATCTCAAAAGAAAGAACCTTTAATAGCGATACGATGGATGTGTATGAAGTTAGAAGTATTATTTCGGGAATGGCCGAACAGTTGGCCCATCAGCTTCGCCAAGAAAAATGGTTGGCAGCAACCGTAGTAATTAAGATCAGGTATTCAAATTTTGATACCGAAACCAAACAGAGCCGTGTAAGCTATACATCATCTGATCACACTTTGGCAAGAGTTGCGCTTGAACTTTTTGATAAAGTATATGTGCGAAGGATGCGTCTCCGTTTAGTGGGTTTAAGATTTACTGATCTTGTCCATGGTAGTTATCAGATGAATTTATTTGAGGATAATGCTGAGCTCATCAGCTTGTATCAGGCAATGGATAATATTAAGAATCGTTTCGGAAAAGATGCGGTCGGCAGAGCCGTGGGTTTTAATTTTTCACGCTAA
- a CDS encoding XRE family transcriptional regulator, producing the protein MSTLSILADNIRYLRLKQAPNLSQEKIAEKLMISRDSYAKYETAKYTPPLDVLLAISRYYHISTDLLLTVDLRKYKLEEMLNLPDNRILLPIKTDSLGENKIEIVPYKAKMGYLKGYADPEYIEGLQTMSLPFLRNGKYRAFPAEGDSMPPYKDGTYVIGEYVERISDIKLGKVYLLITRTDFIFKRIESINKKSITVKSNESFYENYEIPFSDLWEIWQHAGSYSPQELEIIDFASEDVKSMLLRLMQEIKELKAAIKN; encoded by the coding sequence ATGTCAACACTCTCTATTCTAGCGGATAACATAAGGTATTTGCGACTTAAACAGGCACCTAATCTCTCACAAGAAAAAATTGCTGAGAAATTGATGATTTCCAGAGACTCATACGCAAAATATGAGACTGCGAAATACACTCCTCCTCTGGATGTATTGTTAGCTATTTCCCGCTATTATCATATCAGTACAGATCTATTATTGACTGTTGACCTAAGAAAATATAAACTGGAAGAAATGCTCAATCTGCCGGATAACAGAATACTGCTTCCTATTAAGACGGACTCATTAGGGGAAAACAAGATAGAAATAGTTCCTTACAAAGCTAAAATGGGCTATCTTAAAGGATATGCAGATCCTGAATACATCGAGGGGTTACAGACAATGTCTCTTCCATTTCTAAGAAATGGTAAGTATAGGGCTTTTCCCGCAGAAGGCGATTCTATGCCCCCTTACAAAGATGGCACGTATGTTATTGGAGAATACGTAGAGCGTATTAGTGATATAAAATTAGGTAAAGTTTATCTCCTTATCACACGCACCGATTTTATATTTAAGCGGATAGAAAGCATAAATAAAAAGTCCATCACTGTGAAATCAAATGAAAGCTTCTATGAAAACTATGAAATTCCTTTTTCTGACTTATGGGAAATCTGGCAACATGCTGGCAGCTATTCACCCCAGGAACTTGAGATTATCGACTTTGCAAGTGAAGATGTAAAATCAATGTTATTGAGATTAATGCAGGAAATAAAGGAATTAAAGGCAGCTATAAAGAATTGA